A single Capricornis sumatraensis isolate serow.1 chromosome 20, serow.2, whole genome shotgun sequence DNA region contains:
- the LOC138096942 gene encoding V-set and transmembrane domain-containing protein 1-like yields MITEFLSLLCLGLCLGNEDEEKNDTRIVFGATFSCLSLFLLFLAVFFIYRCTQQDLQIAYSNTFLFRRTCHSKVHKQRDADVPMLERISESPEEPEGVTYAQLNTTALSRAASVPAEETPSSCDYTTVKM; encoded by the exons GGCTTTGTCTGGGCAATGAAGACGAGGAAAAGAACG ACACCAGGATCGTCTTCGGGGCCACCTTCAGCTGTCTCTcgctctttctcctcttccttgccGTCTTCTTCATCTACAGGTGCACTCAGCAAG ACCTCCAGATCGCATACTCTAACACGTTCCTCTTTCGCAGAACCTGCCATTCCAAAGTGCACAAGCAGAGGGATGCAG ATGTACCCATGCTGGAAAGGATTTCTGAGTCG CCTGAAGAGCCCGAGGGGGTGACCTACGCCCAGCTAAACACCACCGCACTGTCCAGGGCAGCTTCTGTCCCCGCCGAGGAGACCCCGAGTTCTTGCGACTACACGACGGTGAAGATGTAG